Sequence from the Streptomyces peucetius genome:
GCCGATCCAGCCGGCGCCGATGACCCCTACGCGCACAGTCATGGGCCTTTCCTTTCTACGGCTCCGGGCCGGCGTCGGCCCGGGAGCAAGGGGGAGGTGAGGGGAGGTGAGGGCGAGGGAGGAGAAGCCCTGTTCGGGCCGTCCGCGCCACCCGGTGCGGGTTTCAGGAGTAGCGATGACGCAGTTCCGTCTCGAGGTTCTCCAGCGTGCGGCCGCGCGTCTCGGGGACGTACAGCTTCACGAAGGCGAGGGACAGGACGCCCGCCGCCACGAACAGGAAGAACGTGGCGGAGATGCCGATGCCCGAGACCAGCGAGGGGAAGACCAGGCCGATCGCGAAGTTGGTCAGCCACAGCACCACGGCCGCGACCCCCATCCCGAAGGCACGCATCCGCATCGGGAAGATCTCCGACAGCATCAGCCAGGTGACCGGCGAGATCGCGCCCTGCTGGAAGGCGAGGAACGTGACCGTCATGGCGAGCACGGCGTAGGCGCGGCCGTCGCCCGAGGGCAACGTCAGAGAGAAGATGCCGATCATGAGCAGGGCGCTGGTCGTGCCGATCTGGCCGCTCATCAGCATCGGCCGCCGGTTGACCCGGCCGAGCAGCCAGATGCCGACGAACGTGGCGAGAACCGAGATCACGCCGTTGGCGATGTTCGCCGTGAGCGCGCTGTCCGCGGCGAATCCGGCGTCGGTGAGGATCTGCGTGCCGTAGTACATGATCGTGTTGACGCCGGTGATCTGCTGCACGATCGCGATGCCGAAGCCGGTGAACATCAGCCTGCGCACCCACGGCGTGGACCGCATGTCCTTCCAGCCGCCGAGCTTCTCCCGCTCGTCCTTGACGGCGAGCGCGGTGACCTCGCTCAGCTCGGCCTCCGCCCGTGCCTGCGACCTGACCTGCTTGAGCACCTCGAAGGCCTCGTTGAAGCGACTCTTGGAGGCAAGCCAGCGCGGGCTCTCCGGCATGACCAGCATGCCGAACCAGAGCACCACCGCCGGGATCGTGGCGATCACGAGCATCCAGCGCCAGACGCCGGCGGACTCGCCGCCCACGTTCGCGATGATCGCGTTCGACGTGAACGCCAGCAGCTGCCCGCTGACGATCATGAGTTCGTTACGGGTGACCAGCGCGCCGCGCCGCTCGGCGGGCGAGATCTCCGCGAGGTAGACGGGCACCGTCACCGACGCGCCGCCGACGGCGAGCCCGAGCACGAAGCGTGCCACCACCATCACCGCGGTGGTCGGGGCGAGGGTGCAGCCGAGCGCGCCGACGAAGAACAGCACGGCCAGCAGGAGGATGTTGCGCCGCCTGCCGCGGGCGTCCGAGAGCCGGCCGCCCACGACCGCCCCGAGCGCGGCGCCGAGCAGCAGGGAACTGGTGACCATGCCCTCCGTGACGGGGGTCAGGCCCAGATCGTCGGTCATGTACGGCAGCGCGCCGTTGATCACTCCGGTGTCGTAGCCGAAGAGCAGCCCGCCGAAAGTGGCGACGACGGTGATGAGCCGCACACGCCGCGAGACCGCGCGCGGTGCGTCGTCGATGAGCAGGGAGGGTGCCGGCGGTTCCACAGTCGCGTCGTCCCTGACGTCCATGGCCGCCTCCTACCGGTGGTTGTTCGGGCGTCGGGTTCCGGTCAGGCCGCAGCCGGCCAGGTGCTCGCGCGTCCGTACGGCGATGGGGAGCGGCACGTCGGGAGCGCACGGGTACAGGTCCTGCTCGACGATCACGAACAGCTCGGCGTCCAGCCGGGACAGTTCTTCGACGACGCCGAGGGGGTCGGGTACCCCGGCGGGCGGAGACACGCACACCCCGCGCCTGACGGCCTCGCCGAAGGACAGGTCCTCGGCGGCGACCTGGGCCAGGACCGCCGGGTCCATCTGCTTGATGTGCACGTAGCCGACACGCTCGCCGAACCGGCGGATCAGGTCGAGGTTGTCACCGCCGCCGTACGCGACGTGCCCGGTGTCCAGACACAGGTTCGTGTAGCGCCCGTCCGACTCGTTCAGCAGCCGCTCGATCTCCGGCTGTGTCTGGATGTGGCTGTCGGCGTGCGGGTGGAGGACGAGCCGTATGTCGTACTCGTCGAGCAGCAGTCTGCCGAGCCGGTCCGCGTTCTTGCCGAAGTCCGCCCATTGCGCGGCGGTCAGCTCTGGGGACTCGGTGAACTCGCCGGTCTTCTCGTCCCGGTACATCGGCGGGATGAGTACGAGGTGGTGGGCGCCCGCGGCCGCGGTCAGGGCGGCGACCTGCCGGACGTGCGCGAGCATCCCGTCCCAGGCCTCGGGGCGGTGCAGCGCGCCGAAGGCGGTGCCGCCGGAGACCTTGAGGCCGCGTACGGCCAGCTCTTCGGCCAGCACGGCCGGGTCGGTCGGGAGGTAGCCGTACGGTCCGAGCTCCAGCCATTCGTAGCCGGCTTGCGCCAGCTCGTCCAGGAAGCGGGTGTACGGGACCTGGTGCTCGTCGTCGGGGAACCAGACGCCCCAGGAATCGGGGGCGGAGCCGAGGCACAGGTTGCCCGCTGCGGTGCGGAGCGGGGACGGCGCCGTTGCCATGGTGTTCAGTCCTTCGGGGAGGGGACGGGGGGCGGTTTCCTGCTGGGGGCTTTCTCCGGGGGTGGTGCGGTGTTGTGGTGGTGCGCGGCTCAGCTGGAGGTGGGGAAGTCGAATCCCGCGGCGACCTTCTGCGCGGGCCGCGGCCAGCGGGTGGTCACGACCTTCGGGCGGGTGCAGAAGCGGACGCCCTCGGGGCCGTGGATCGGGGAGTCGCCGATGAGCGAGTCCTTCCAGCCGCCGAAGGAGTAGTACGACATCGGCACCGGAACCGGTACATTCACGCCGATCATGCCGACCTTGACGTTGCGCTGGAAGCGACGCGCCGCCTCGCCGGAGCCGGTGAACAGCGCGGTGCCGTTGCCGTACGGGTTGGCGTTGATCAGCTCGATCGCCTCGTCGAGCGTGCCGACGCGGACGACGGCGAGGACGGGCCCGAACAGCTCGTCCCGATACGCGTCCATCTCGGCCGTGACGTGATCGAGCAGCGACGGGCCGGTGAAGAAGCCGTCCTCATGGCCGTCGACCTTGAGTCCACGTCCGTCCACGACGACCGTGGCACCCTGCGCGGCGGCGGTGCCGACGGCGTTCTCGACGCGCTGCAGCGACGCCTTGGTGACCAGCGGGCCCATCTCGGTACCGGGCACGTCACCCGGGCCGACCCTGACCTCGCGGGCCTTGCGCTCCAGGGCGGCGACCAGGGCGTCGGCCGCTTCGCCGACCGCCACGGCGACCGACACGGCCATGCAGCGCTCACCGGCGGAGCCGTACGCGCCGGCCGTGATGTGGTTGGCGGCGAACTCCAGATCGGCGTCGGGCAGGACGACGGCGTGGTTCTTCGCGCCGCCGAGCGCCTGGACACGCTTGCCCGCCTTCGTGCCGGTCTCGTGCACGTACTTGGCGACCGGGGTCGAGCCGACGAAGGAGACCGCCTCGATGTCCCGGTGACCGAGGATCGCGTCGACCGCTTCCTTGCCGCCGTGCACGACGTTGAACACACCGTCCGGCAGCCCGGCCCTCCGGTAGAGCCCGGCCACGAAGTTGGCGGCCGACGGGTCGCGCTCGCTCGGCTTCAGGACGAACGTGTTGCCGGTGGCGATGGCGACCGGGTGCATCCACAGGGGCACCATCGCCGGAAAATTGAAGGGCGTGATGCCCGCGACGACACCGAGCGGCTGACGGAAATCGTGCACGTCGACGCCGCGCGACACCTGGTCGGAGAAGCTGCCCTTGAGGACGTCGCCGAGGCCGCACGCGAACTCGACGACCTCACGGCCGCGCACGATCTCGCCGCGCGCGTCGTCGACCGTCTTGCCGTGCTCGGCCGAGATGATCCGGCCCAGCTCCTCCTCGTGCTCCACGAGCAACTGCCGGAAGGCGAACATCACCTGGGTGCGCCGCGTGAGCGACGACTCCGACCAGGTCTCGAAGGCCCGGGAGGCGGCCACGACAGCGGCGTCCACGTCGGCGGCTGTGCCGAGCGCGACCCGCGTCTGCTCCTTCCCGGTGGCCGGATTGAACACCGGCGTGGTGCGGGTTTCCGCGCCGGCGGCCGGCGAGCCGTTGATCCAGTGCTCGATGGTCTTCACGTGAGGGTTCCTTTGCAGAGGTCCGGCGGGCTTACAGGTAGTGGCGTTGTGCGCGCTTGGCGGCGGCGTACGTCTCGTACGCCTCGCGCGTGGAGTCGAGGGCCGAGGTCTGGCTGACCGGCACGTCCCACCAGCCGTGCCCGGGCGGGTTCGGTCCGTACAGGTCGGTCTCGACGTGCACGACGGTGGTGCGGTGGGCGGCCTTCGCCTTCTTCATCGCGGTACGGAACTCGTCGACGGTGGCGGCGTGCAGGACGTCCGCGCCGAGCGAGGCGGCGTTGGCCGCCAGGTCGACGGGGAGCACGTCACCGTCGAGACATCCCGAATCACCGTTGCGGAAGCGGTACTTGGTGCCGAACCGCTGCGAACCCAGCGACTCCGACAGCGCGCCGATCGAGGCGAAGCCATGGTTCTGGACGAGGACGACGACGACCTTCAGCCCCTCGGAGACCATGGTCACGATCTCCTGAGCCATCATCAGGTACGAGCCGTCACCGACGAGGACCACGACCTCCCGCGTGGGATCGGCCATCTTCGCGCCGACACCGGCCGCGACCTCGTACCCCATGCAGGAGTACGCGTACTCCACGTGGTACGCCTTCGGGTCCCGCGCCCGCCACAGCTGCTGGAGGTCACCGGGCAGGGAACCGGCGGCGTTGATGACGACGTCGCGGTCGCCGAGCGTTTCGCCCAGCGCGCCGAGGATCTGCGTCTGGGCGGGCAGTTCACCGGTGTTCCGCCCCGGTGCGAAGCACTCCTCCTCCATCTCCCTCGTCCGGGCGACGAGTGCGCGGGTGCGCTCGCGGTACTCCTGGGAGACCTCCCAGCCGGTGAGGGCTTCCGTGAGGGCCTCGATGCCGAGCCGGGCGTCGGCGACCAGTGGCTCCGCCGAGTGCTTCACCGCGTCCAGACGGGCAACGTTGAGGTTGACGAACGAGACGTCCGGATTGCCGAAGACCGTGTGGCTCGCGGTGGTGAAGTCGGAGTACCGGGTGCCGACACCGAGGACGACATCCGCGTCCTTCGCCAGCTCGTTGGCCGCGTACGACCCGGTCGACCCGATGCCGCCCACCGCGCACGGGTGGTCCCACGGCACCGCACCCTTGCCGGCGTGCGTGTCCGCGACCGGGATGCCCGTGGCTTCGGCGAAGGTGCGCAGCCGGCTCTCGGCGCCGGAGTAGACGGCTCCGCCGCCGGCGACGATCAGCGGCCTCCTGGCGTCGCGCAGAAGAGCGGCGGCCCTTCGCACGGCCGCTTCCTCCGGCACCGGGCGGCCCACATGCCAGACCCGGCGCCGGAAGAAGGCGACCGGCCAGTCGTACGCCTCCGCCTGCACGTCCTGCGGCAGCGCGAGCGTGACGGCGCCGGTCTCGACCGGATCGGTCAGCACCCGCATCGCGGCCAGCGCCGCCGGGATCAGCTGCTCGGGCCGGGAGATCCGGTCGAAGTACTTCGACACGGCCCTGAAGGCGTCGTTGACCGTCACGTCGCCGCCGCGGGTGTCCTCCAGCTGCTGGAGGACCGGGTCGGCCGCCCGTGTCGCGAACATGTCGCTCGGGAGGAGAAGCACCGGAAGCCGGTTGGTGGTGGCGAGCGCCGCGCCCGTGATCATGTTCGTCGAACCGGGCCCGGTCGAGGCGGTACAGGCGAAGGCGGCGAGCCGGTCGCGCATCTTCGCGTACGCCACCGCCGCGTGCACCATGCCCTGCTCGTTGCGGGCCAGGTAGTAGGGGAGGTCGGCCTCGCGCGTGACGGCGGCCTGGAGGAGTGCCTGCCCGATGCCCGCGACATTGCCGTGCCCGAAGATGCCCCAGGTGCCGGGGATCAGCCGCTGCTCCTGGCCGTCGCGCTCGCTGTACTGGTTCGCCAGGAAGCGGACGAGGGCCTGGGCGGTGGTGAGTCGTACGGTCGTCCCGGTCATCGGTCGTCCTCCTGTCCCGCCGCTGCTCCGAACGGGAGCCGGGGGTCGCTCTCCTGGGAGTCCCACGTCGTACGCACCCATCCGTGGGCCGGGTCGTCGCAGATCAGCCATGCGCGGTCCTGGCCGGGGCCCGCCATGACGTTGAGGTAGTAGAGGTCGTAGCCCGGCGCGGCGACCGACGGGCCGTGCCAGCCGTGCGGGATCAGCACGGCGTCACCGGAGCGGACCTCGGCGAGGACGTCGATGGGCCGGTCCGCCGTGCCGTACACGCGCTGGTAGCCGAAGCCGTTCTCGCCCCGGACCTCGAAGTAGTAGATCTCTTCGAGCTCACTCTCGACCGGGTTGCCGTCCGCGTCGGTCAGTGCCTCGTCGTGCTTGTGCGGGGGGTACGACGACCAGTTGCCACCTGGCGTGAGCACCTCGCAGACCAGCAGCTGGTCGGCGTCGAAGGTGCCGGGGAGGCAGTAGTTGTTGACCTGGCGGGAGCAGGTGCCGGCGCCGCGCAGCTCGACCGGCACGTCCTCCTTGCGCCCGTACCGAACGGTCAGGGTCCGCTCGGTACGGGCGGAGGGCAGTGCGAACGTCCCGCCGGACGCGCTGCTGAGGAGCGCCTCCGACTCGCGCGGCAGGTACGCGAAGTCGGTGGCGGAGTCGAACACGCCGGTGCGGCCTTCGAGTTCGAGGACCCGGTCGTCGACGGTGACGGTGCAGCCGCCGCGCAGCGGCAGAACCAGGAACTCGCGGTCGCCGGTGGAGAGGGCGTGGGCCTCGCCCGGTGCCAGGGTGAGGATGTGCAGGCCGGCGTGTTCCCAGCCCGCGGATCCGGGGCTGACGGCGAGGTCGTAGGAACCTTCGGCGGCCGTGCCGGCCGGCAGGTGGTACGTGCTCACAGCAGGCTCACCGCCCGGTCCACGGCACCGGCGACGTCGCCGTCCGAGGGGTAGAGCAGGGAGCGGCCGACGGTCAGGCCCTGCGCGGTCGGGAGCTTGAGCGCCTTGCCCCAGGACGCGAACGCGGCTTCCGCGTCCCTCACCTCGCCGCCGAGCAGCAGCGCGGGCAGCGTCGAGGAGGCGAGGACGCGCTCCATGCCGTCGACGACGGGCAGCTTCAGCCAGGTGTAGGCGGTGCGCCGGCCGAGTCCCGAGGCGATGGTGACCGACCTGATGACGGCGTCGGGGGAGAGGTCGTTGCAGATCCTCCCGTCCTGCCACCGGGACAGAAAGGGCTCGACCATCGCGATGAGCCGACGGTCGTTGAGGTCGTCGACGGCGCGGGCGGTGTTCTCCAGCACGGACGGGGTCGCCGGGTCGTCGAGCGCGATGCGGGTGAGCATCTTGCCGCCGTCGAAGCCCATCGCGGCGATCGTCTCGGCGTCGTACCCGGTGAACCGGTCGTCGACCTCGAACACGGAACCGGCGAGCCCGGCCCGGTTCATGGAGCCGAAGACGCTCTTGCCGTCGAGGACGCCGAGGAGAAGCAGGTCCTCGAGGATGTCGGCGGTGGCCAGGACGCCTGTGACCCCTGGCCGCTCCAGCGCGACGCACATGCGGTCGAGCAGTTCGAAGCGGTCGGCCATGGCGGACGGGTCGGAGCCCACGGCGTTGGCGCCGCGCGCCGGATGGTCGGCGGCGATGATCATCGCCCTGCCGTGCTCGCCGAACGGTGAGGAGGCCTTCACCCGCCGGGCGGCCGCCGCCGCGATGGCACCCGGGTCGTTGACCCTGGTATCCACGATCCGGCTCACTTTGTCGGACAGCACGGTCACACCTCTCGGTTCGGTTCGGCGCAGTCGATGCGGCTCATGTCGGTCACGCCGTTCATGTCCTTCATGTCGTTCACGTCGTGGGTGTCGTTCGTGCCGTACGGGGCGGCTTCGTCGTCATCGGAGCCCGCCCGGCTCGGCCCCCCTCGTGGGGCGCGGAACCGGGGGCGCGTGGCCCGCCGCCTCGCGGAGCTTGGCTTCCACCTCGGCCCCGGTCGGCATCGCCTCGGAGCATGCGAGCCGCCCGGCGACCAGGGCGCCCGCGGCGTTGGCGAAGGAGACGGTCCGCTCGGTGTCCCAGCCGGACAGCAGGCCGTGGCAGAGCGCGCCGCCGAACGCGTCACCGGCGCCGAGCCCGTTCACGACGTCGACCGGGACCGGCGGGATCTCGGCGGTGGAGCCGTCGCGGTCCATGGCGAGCACGCCTTTGGGTCCCTGCTTCACCACGGCGAGTGCGACCCCCGCCGCGAGCAGCGCCTCGGCAGCGGCGTACGGCTCCCGTTCGCCGGTCGCCACCTCGCACTCGTCGAGGTTGCCGACGGCGACGGTCGTGTGGCGGAGGGTTTCGGCGTAGTATGCACGCGCCTTTGCCGGGTCGCGCCAGAACATCGGCCGCCAGTCGAGGTCGAAGACGGTGGTGGAGGACGCGGCCCGGTGACGCAGGGCCGCGAGGGTCGCTGCGCGGCTCGGCTCCTCGCTCAGACCGGTGCCGGTGACCCAGAGGATCCGGGCGGTTCCGATGGCGTCGAAGTCCAGCTCGTCGGGACGTATGTCGAGGTCAGGAGCTTTTGGAAGCCGGTAGAAGTAGAGCGGGAAGTCGTCCGGCGGGAAGATCTCGCAGAACGTGACCGGCGTCGGCGCGATGTCCGACGTCCCGACGAAACGGCTGTCGACCCCGTAGCCGTCCAGGGCTGTGCGTACGAAGTGCCCGAAGGGGTCGGCGCCGGTCTTGGTGATGACGGCGGCGCTGTGCCCGTGGCGGGCGGCCGCGACGGCCACGTTGGTGGGGCTGCCGCCGAGGTACTTGCCGAACGAGGTGACGTCCGCCAGCCCCACGCCCGTCCGGAGCGGGTAGACGTCCACTCCTGCGCGGCCCATGGTCAACACATCGAACGACATCGCGGTGTTTGTCCCTTCGCTCCGGAGACTCCGGGGATTTCTCGGGTGATCCCTGAGGGATGGCGAGTTGCTGGCACGCTCTACTAGCGCGCTCTAGTGGGAGTACGATGGCCTCCGTTCAAATGTCATGTCAATAGGTTGTTGCCACGGGATTTCGTGAGTGGCGGGCCGAGCCCGGGGGAGACCGGCGCACGGGTGCCGACCGGCGGGTTGTTGCGGGAGGATGGATGTACAGGTGGATGTAGCGGGCAAGCAACGGCCCACCATGTCGGACGTGGCAGCGAAGGCGGGGGTGTCCCGGGCGCTGGTGTCGATCGTCTTCCGCAACCAGCCGGGAGCGAGCCAGGAGACCCGCGAGCGGGTCCTGCGCGTCGCCGACGAGATCGGCTATCGACCCGACAGCGCGGCCCGTCTCCTGGCCCGGGGCCGAAGCCGCACCCTCGGCGTCATGCTCACCGTCCACCAGACCTTCCAGGCGGACCTCGTCGAAGGCATCTACCCCGAGGCCGAGCGCCTCGGCTACGACGTTCTGCTTTCCGCCAACGCTCCCGGACGCGACGAGGCCAAGTCCGTCGAGGCCCTGCTCAGTCACCGCTGCGGCGCCCTGATCCTGCTGGGCTCCGGCTCCCAGATCGCCGAACTCGACGCACTGGGCCGGCGCACCGTCGCCGTCTCCGTCGGCCGGCGTGTGCCGGGCGCCCACGTCGACAGCGTCCACACCGCAGAGGGCAAAGGTGTGCGCCAGGCCATGGACCACCTCGTCGAACTGGGCCACCGCCGCATCGTCCACGTCGACGGCGGCCGCGGCCCGGGATCGGCGGAACGCCGCCGCGCGTACCGCGCCGCGATGCGCCGCCACGGCCTCGAGCCGGAGATCCGTGTGATCCCCGGCGACCACACGGAGGAATCGGGCATCGAGGCGGGCCGCCTGCTCGTGGCGGAGCGCGACCGCGGGCAGCCCCTGCCGACAGCGGTCCTCGCGGGCAACGACCGTTGTGCCATGGGTCTGCTGATCACCTTCGCCAGGGCCGGGGTGGAGGTGCCCGGCGAGGTCTCGGTCGTCGGCTACGACGACAGCCACCTTTCCCACCTCATGCCCATCGGCCTGACGACTGTCCGTCAGGACGCGGTGCTCCTCGCCGAGTACGCGGTGCGATTCGCCGTGGAACGCCTGGAGAACGAGGAGCTGGAACCCCGGGAGGCGGTGCTGGATCCGAAGCTGGTGGTACGGGGCACCAGCGGGCCGTGCCGGGAGCGGTGAGCGGGGCCCCTTCCGCCGGCAGGCAGGGGCGAGGGCCCGCTGACCGGGTGCCAGGGCCGGCGCACCGTCGTGCACAGCCGGCTGCGCTGCCTGCTCGGGCCGCAGCCGGCCGTCCCGCCGCGCCGCCCTCCCCAGTGCCGCCCCCGGGCCTGCCTCCCCGGGCCTGCCTCCCCGGGCCTGCCTCCCTGGGCCTGCCTCCCTGGGCCTGGCTCCACGCGCCTGCCTCCCCGGGCCGCCCGCGGCCCGCGGCGGGTCATCGGCGAGCGCCTGAGAGAATGGAGTCGTACAGCCCGTGCTTGCTGCTGAGGAGGTCGCCATGGCAGTCGAGCCCGATCACCCCGCACGCTCCGCGGTCGGATCCGTCCGGATCGCAGAGTCCGACGAGCGGCACGCCGTACTGGCTTTCTCGGGCGTCCTGGATGCACACGTACTGCGAGAACTCGAGGAACGACTCCTCGACCCACATCTGCGACAGGCCCGCACCTGGGTGCTCGAGATGAGCGGGCTCGAGCGGATCGACCTCGCGTGCGCCTACGGCCTGCTCCGCGCCGTGACCGTTGAATCCGCGCCGACCACCGTCACCGTCCGCGGTGCCCGTCGTGGCGTGGTGCGGACCCTGCGGCACGTGGGGCTCGACGCGGTGGCGACGATCGAGACCTGACCGTCGACGGTGAGCGGCCCGTGCGCACCGGATCGCCCAGCGGCGCACCGGTTGCGACCACGACGGAAGGCGACATTTCCGCTACGGGCCCTCCACGGGCATGCGCCGGGCGCCGGCATGCGGCCGGCCGGCGGACTCCTCGTTCCGCAACCCTCTGCCAAGCAGGCCCGTGTCGGGTAAGTTCCCTCTGTGCACGGCGAGTTGATCTCATGTTGCACGGCCGGCAGGGGGAGGCGGGGGAGCGCCATGGGCGGGAGACTGTACGGTCAGCAGGCGCTGCAGGAGAGCTTCGTCCCCCGGCTGGTGGGACTGCACCACAAGCACGGGCACCACGTCCCCTTCGCGTATCCCAAGGGCGCGCCGGTGGTGCGGATCGTCGGCGGACGCGGGAGCGGCAAGACCGCGCTGCTGGGGGCCGTCCACGACGCGTACAACGGGCGGGTGCCGCTCGCGCGGCTCGACCTCGGTGCTCCCGGATTCGGCGAGCCCGGCGTCGCCGACGGCGGCGACGACGTCCCGAACGCCTCCCGCATCACCCACCTGCTGTATCTCCTCGCCTACAAACTGGGCCTCGACGTACGCCACTTCGGCAGGCCGATGGCCTTTCCGCGGCTGTCGCTCGGCCTCCTCGTCGTCACCGCCTGGCGCCCTCTGAACAACGACGGGACCGGTGAACGGAACCGCGGCAGGCCCGGTGACCGGGCCGATGTGCGGCCGCCCGACCTGCGCCGGGCCGAGGCCGATCTGCGCACCCTCATCACTGCCGAGGACCCCGACGTACGCCGCCGCAGGGAGAGCCTCGGTCGCTGGTTCGACGTCGTCACCGACAACCTCCCGCAGGTCCTGTCCGCCGTCCCCGGCCTGGACACGATCGCCGGGATCGTCCTCGACACCGCCCGGGCGCAGCTCGTCAAGAGCGAACCGGACAAGGGCGCGCTCGCCTGGTGGGGCGGACGGCTGCACCGCTCCCAGGGCTACCAGGGCGACTCGCTGCAACGGCTCTTCCAGTTCGTCCGCGGCTTCCGCAGGCTCGACGACCGCAGACGCACCGCCGAGGAACATCTCGTCGCCGCCCTCCTCGACGACATCGACGCCAATTACGGCACACTGCGCAGGCTCAACAAGAAGCCCCGGCCGCTGCTGCTCCTCGACAACGCCCACGCCGACGTCGGACCCGCCTTCCTCGACCTGCTCGACGCCGGACACGGCGCCCCGGGCAGGGACCCGACGCGTCCCGTGACCCTGGCCACCCTGCTCGGCAGGGGCCACCGGCACCCACCGCTGAGCGACGTCGGCGGCGACGCCGTACCCCGGGCGCGGCCCCTGGTGCTGCGTATCCCCGAGATCGAGCCGGCCCACATCGCGGAGATGCTCAGCCCCGTCGACTACCCCGAGCATCTGCCCCGCGTCGTCGCCCGCTACAGCGGCGGCCGCGCGGCGAGCGCCCGTGTCCTCGCGGACGCGGCCGTGCACCGCGTCCAGGAAGCGGGCACCGTACGCAGCGGCGAGCTCCTCGACGAGGCCGTACCCGCGCTCCTCGCCAAACTGCTGCCGGACACCGTGATGCGGGAGCGCCTGGTGCTGCTGTCCGCCGCGGCCGACGCGGGCACCCGGCGCGGGCTGTGGACCTTCGCCCACCCCGAGGACCACTCCGAGGACATGGTCGCCGCGCGAGTCCGTGAGGCGGACGAGTACCGCAAGCGCTCCTGCCTCGACGGCGACCGTGCCCTCGATCTGCTGCTCCGGCACCGGCTGGCCACCGTCACCACCCACGACCGCTGGCGCGACACCCAACTGCGGCTGCGCTCCCTGTGCGACCCGCGCGGCGACACGTATCTGCACCACACGCTCGCCCTGGGCCGGGTCGAGGAGGTGGTGTGCGTCCTGCACCACCGGTACACCGTCGCCCCGCCCGCCGAGTGGCTGACCGCCCTCAACCAGATCTGCGCCGCCCCCCACCCACGCGACGGCTACGAGCCCCCGGCGGGGAGCCCCACCCTCTCGTGCACGGCCTGCGGCAGCGACGTCCCCGGCCCCCACCACGAGGC
This genomic interval carries:
- a CDS encoding sugar porter family MFS transporter, yielding MDVRDDATVEPPAPSLLIDDAPRAVSRRVRLITVVATFGGLLFGYDTGVINGALPYMTDDLGLTPVTEGMVTSSLLLGAALGAVVGGRLSDARGRRRNILLLAVLFFVGALGCTLAPTTAVMVVARFVLGLAVGGASVTVPVYLAEISPAERRGALVTRNELMIVSGQLLAFTSNAIIANVGGESAGVWRWMLVIATIPAVVLWFGMLVMPESPRWLASKSRFNEAFEVLKQVRSQARAEAELSEVTALAVKDEREKLGGWKDMRSTPWVRRLMFTGFGIAIVQQITGVNTIMYYGTQILTDAGFAADSALTANIANGVISVLATFVGIWLLGRVNRRPMLMSGQIGTTSALLMIGIFSLTLPSGDGRAYAVLAMTVTFLAFQQGAISPVTWLMLSEIFPMRMRAFGMGVAAVVLWLTNFAIGLVFPSLVSGIGISATFFLFVAAGVLSLAFVKLYVPETRGRTLENLETELRHRYS
- a CDS encoding CoA-acylating methylmalonate-semialdehyde dehydrogenase; this encodes MKTIEHWINGSPAAGAETRTTPVFNPATGKEQTRVALGTAADVDAAVVAASRAFETWSESSLTRRTQVMFAFRQLLVEHEEELGRIISAEHGKTVDDARGEIVRGREVVEFACGLGDVLKGSFSDQVSRGVDVHDFRQPLGVVAGITPFNFPAMVPLWMHPVAIATGNTFVLKPSERDPSAANFVAGLYRRAGLPDGVFNVVHGGKEAVDAILGHRDIEAVSFVGSTPVAKYVHETGTKAGKRVQALGGAKNHAVVLPDADLEFAANHITAGAYGSAGERCMAVSVAVAVGEAADALVAALERKAREVRVGPGDVPGTEMGPLVTKASLQRVENAVGTAAAQGATVVVDGRGLKVDGHEDGFFTGPSLLDHVTAEMDAYRDELFGPVLAVVRVGTLDEAIELINANPYGNGTALFTGSGEAARRFQRNVKVGMIGVNVPVPVPMSYYSFGGWKDSLIGDSPIHGPEGVRFCTRPKVVTTRWPRPAQKVAAGFDFPTSS
- the iolB gene encoding 5-deoxy-glucuronate isomerase, which encodes MSTYHLPAGTAAEGSYDLAVSPGSAGWEHAGLHILTLAPGEAHALSTGDREFLVLPLRGGCTVTVDDRVLELEGRTGVFDSATDFAYLPRESEALLSSASGGTFALPSARTERTLTVRYGRKEDVPVELRGAGTCSRQVNNYCLPGTFDADQLLVCEVLTPGGNWSSYPPHKHDEALTDADGNPVESELEEIYYFEVRGENGFGYQRVYGTADRPIDVLAEVRSGDAVLIPHGWHGPSVAAPGYDLYYLNVMAGPGQDRAWLICDDPAHGWVRTTWDSQESDPRLPFGAAAGQEDDR
- a CDS encoding sugar phosphate isomerase/epimerase; this translates as MATAPSPLRTAAGNLCLGSAPDSWGVWFPDDEHQVPYTRFLDELAQAGYEWLELGPYGYLPTDPAVLAEELAVRGLKVSGGTAFGALHRPEAWDGMLAHVRQVAALTAAAGAHHLVLIPPMYRDEKTGEFTESPELTAAQWADFGKNADRLGRLLLDEYDIRLVLHPHADSHIQTQPEIERLLNESDGRYTNLCLDTGHVAYGGGDNLDLIRRFGERVGYVHIKQMDPAVLAQVAAEDLSFGEAVRRGVCVSPPAGVPDPLGVVEELSRLDAELFVIVEQDLYPCAPDVPLPIAVRTREHLAGCGLTGTRRPNNHR
- the iolD gene encoding 3D-(3,5/4)-trihydroxycyclohexane-1,2-dione acylhydrolase (decyclizing) is translated as MTGTTVRLTTAQALVRFLANQYSERDGQEQRLIPGTWGIFGHGNVAGIGQALLQAAVTREADLPYYLARNEQGMVHAAVAYAKMRDRLAAFACTASTGPGSTNMITGAALATTNRLPVLLLPSDMFATRAADPVLQQLEDTRGGDVTVNDAFRAVSKYFDRISRPEQLIPAALAAMRVLTDPVETGAVTLALPQDVQAEAYDWPVAFFRRRVWHVGRPVPEEAAVRRAAALLRDARRPLIVAGGGAVYSGAESRLRTFAEATGIPVADTHAGKGAVPWDHPCAVGGIGSTGSYAANELAKDADVVLGVGTRYSDFTTASHTVFGNPDVSFVNLNVARLDAVKHSAEPLVADARLGIEALTEALTGWEVSQEYRERTRALVARTREMEEECFAPGRNTGELPAQTQILGALGETLGDRDVVINAAGSLPGDLQQLWRARDPKAYHVEYAYSCMGYEVAAGVGAKMADPTREVVVLVGDGSYLMMAQEIVTMVSEGLKVVVVLVQNHGFASIGALSESLGSQRFGTKYRFRNGDSGCLDGDVLPVDLAANAASLGADVLHAATVDEFRTAMKKAKAAHRTTVVHVETDLYGPNPPGHGWWDVPVSQTSALDSTREAYETYAAAKRAQRHYL
- a CDS encoding aldolase: MLSDKVSRIVDTRVNDPGAIAAAAARRVKASSPFGEHGRAMIIAADHPARGANAVGSDPSAMADRFELLDRMCVALERPGVTGVLATADILEDLLLLGVLDGKSVFGSMNRAGLAGSVFEVDDRFTGYDAETIAAMGFDGGKMLTRIALDDPATPSVLENTARAVDDLNDRRLIAMVEPFLSRWQDGRICNDLSPDAVIRSVTIASGLGRRTAYTWLKLPVVDGMERVLASSTLPALLLGGEVRDAEAAFASWGKALKLPTAQGLTVGRSLLYPSDGDVAGAVDRAVSLL